The following coding sequences are from one Polyodon spathula isolate WHYD16114869_AA chromosome 7, ASM1765450v1, whole genome shotgun sequence window:
- the LOC121318852 gene encoding START domain-containing protein 10-like, with the protein MAQGSVKVPDDSDFSRFRVQCESQEGWINKYSKSGMEVWIDLPPSASAHHDRSQNQVKIHKIRCRMAMKDVSAATMYDVLHDEEYRRKWDTNVIESFDIARITVNADVGYYSWRCPKPLKNRDVVTLRSWRVKDDEYMIINYSVKHPKYPPRKDLVRAISILTGFLVKPTGPNSCTFTYLCQADPRGSLPKWFVNKASQYLAPQVLKKMHRAGQCYVEWKQSNSPNKKPWLHPEQSAPLPFLSLSALDIQRTESLENVDESGVREERESDGEEEKKEHN; encoded by the exons ATGGCTCAAGGCTCAGTGAAAGTGCCTGATGACTCGGATTTTTCCCGGTTCCGCGTACAGTGCGAGTCTCAGGAAGGCTGgatcaataaatacagtaaatcgGGCATGGAGGTTTGGATCGACTTGCCTCCCTCGGCATCGGCTCATCACGACCGGAGCCAGAACCAAGTGAAAATTCACAAGATCAGA TGCAGAATGGCAATGAAGGATGTCTCAGCTGCGACCATGTACGATGTTCTTCATGATGAGGAGTACCGCAGGAAGTGGGACACCAACGTCATAGAGAGCTTTGATATAGCACGGATCACCGTCAACGCAGACGTGGGGTACTACTCCT GGAGGTGCCCGAAGCCACTGAAGAACAGAGATGTGGTGACCCTGAGGTCCTGGCGAGTGAAAGATGACGAATACATGATCATCAACTACTCTGTCAAACACCCG AAGTACCCCCCTCGGAAGGACCTGGTGCGGGCGATCTCCATTCTTACAGGGTTCCTGGTAAAGCCGACGGGGCCCAACAGCTGCACCTTCACCTACCTGTGCCAGGCAGACCCCAGAG GGTCGCTCCCAAAGTGGTTTGTGAACAAGGCATCTCAGTACCTGGCCCCCCAG GTCCTGAAGAAGATGCACAGGGCAGGCCAGTGCTACGTGGAGTGGAAACAGAGCAACTCTCCCAACAAGAAGCCATGGCTACACCCCGAACAGAGCGCCCCCCTCCCCTTCCTTAGCCTGTCAGCGCTGGACATCCAGCGCACAGAGTCCCTGGAGAATGTGGACGAGAGCGGGGTgcgggaggagagagagagcgacggggaagaggaaaaaaaagagcACAACTGA